A window of the Oscillospiraceae bacterium NTUH-002-81 genome harbors these coding sequences:
- a CDS encoding N-acetylmuramoyl-L-alanine amidase: MYQSAGRSGQLDFYHIRSSRRTQAEDERWMDDWEEERYSDRYYSDRHEQKTGKRRRSTGKRPVHILAAVIVFALVFFMGRGVRSLAGSLFGAGNVNVTGDSILPEADALLGKKTAAVKNKQIVYLDAGHGGKDQGTSYQEVLEKDINLAVAKKVQKLLTDAGYQVEMTRSDDTKVDNYTRAEMANKAGANVFVSIHCNYLEKGEANGIEIYYDSNNAEGGVLAKKTQSWLVNMTGAKDRGTRTEDFIVTRETTMPSILVELGYLSDSTERARLLTDSYQNLLAGGIARGVREYLAGVE; the protein is encoded by the coding sequence GTGTATCAGAGTGCAGGAAGAAGCGGACAGTTGGATTTTTATCATATAAGAAGTTCCCGGAGAACCCAGGCGGAGGACGAGCGCTGGATGGATGACTGGGAGGAGGAACGGTATTCCGACCGGTATTATTCGGACAGACATGAACAGAAGACAGGAAAGAGGCGGCGCTCCACGGGGAAGCGGCCGGTACATATTCTGGCGGCAGTGATCGTTTTTGCGCTGGTGTTTTTCATGGGACGGGGCGTCCGCAGTCTGGCAGGCAGTCTGTTCGGCGCGGGGAACGTTAATGTAACCGGGGATTCGATCCTGCCGGAGGCAGATGCCTTGCTGGGCAAGAAGACCGCGGCAGTGAAGAACAAGCAGATCGTCTATCTGGATGCGGGCCACGGCGGCAAGGATCAGGGGACAAGCTATCAGGAGGTGCTGGAGAAGGACATCAACCTGGCGGTGGCGAAGAAGGTACAGAAGCTTCTGACGGATGCCGGATATCAGGTGGAGATGACCCGCTCGGATGATACGAAGGTGGACAACTACACCCGGGCGGAGATGGCCAACAAGGCCGGTGCCAACGTGTTCGTCAGCATCCACTGCAACTATTTGGAGAAAGGCGAAGCCAACGGCATCGAGATCTACTATGACAGCAATAACGCAGAGGGCGGTGTGCTGGCGAAGAAGACCCAGAGCTGGCTGGTGAACATGACCGGCGCCAAGGATCGCGGCACCCGGACAGAGGATTTCATCGTGACCCGGGAGACGACCATGCCGTCCATCCTGGTGGAACTTGGATATTTAAGTGACAGTACCGAGCGTGCCCGGCTGCTCACCGACAGCTACCAGAACCTGCTGGCAGGCGGTATCGCCAGAGGTGTGCGGGAATATCTGGCAGGGGTCGAATGA
- a CDS encoding LuxR C-terminal-related transcriptional regulator — MLLRLKEMKAALAAAQTQGVSMRRRLMIYLFTIIVFFALLIVILLLLFGAITPIGYEIERALDNQLKNSANLLERQGNDQAAYALDFSQQITEAVRNELTDAGITFDQLRNHPDALESMQNKLFEIVNSHMLLTPCSGAFCFLNTTVNDTLPDKSYSGLYLKFANLYAENTIHNDVCLFRGFPTVARKKNMNLHSTWQLETQTEAFPEIDGLMSGKSGNLSESWFLTSVYQLPDTWESVRFLCIPVLDPDGVTIGVCGFEISSLYFSLSHKTMGSGQAHIFCALLTEESDHYAGQVAGNQSGYFPLVENTFFLDDRKPLTIFHSGNTKFIGKIQKLKIGTTPHLVAVMLPATEYQALIRTAQLKIAAFLFIAFLATLVSVLWCSKKYVAPILQGLEQIKTSTDRAQGESHVLEIEDLFAFLAEQDRAHEATLSSLQQERLEAQSRQERLQSKLEQASNDLGSAQAEIARLAYSRKQEIDPDDFQYFWEGISQLTPTERKVFDLYLEGKNAKEILAILGVTENTLKFHNKNIYNKLGVSSRKQLLRYATLLKQQEGKEQQ; from the coding sequence ATGCTGCTACGCCTGAAAGAAATGAAAGCCGCACTGGCGGCAGCGCAAACGCAGGGAGTTTCCATGCGCCGCCGCCTGATGATCTACCTTTTTACCATCATCGTTTTTTTCGCACTCCTGATCGTTATACTGCTGCTCCTTTTCGGCGCCATCACTCCCATCGGATATGAGATTGAGCGGGCTTTGGACAATCAGCTGAAGAACTCTGCGAATCTCCTGGAACGTCAGGGCAACGATCAGGCTGCCTACGCACTTGATTTTTCCCAACAGATAACAGAAGCGGTCAGAAATGAACTGACAGATGCCGGGATTACCTTCGACCAGCTGCGCAATCATCCCGATGCTCTGGAATCCATGCAAAACAAGCTCTTTGAGATCGTCAACAGCCATATGCTGCTTACACCCTGCAGCGGCGCATTTTGCTTTTTGAACACAACTGTCAACGATACCCTGCCCGATAAAAGCTATAGCGGGCTGTATCTGAAGTTTGCGAATCTTTATGCAGAAAACACCATTCATAATGATGTTTGCCTTTTTCGTGGATTTCCCACTGTCGCGCGGAAAAAGAATATGAATCTCCACAGCACATGGCAGTTAGAAACACAGACGGAGGCGTTTCCGGAAATTGACGGATTGATGTCCGGCAAAAGCGGGAATCTTTCTGAATCCTGGTTTCTTACATCTGTTTATCAACTGCCCGACACCTGGGAAAGTGTCCGTTTTCTCTGTATACCCGTTTTAGATCCTGACGGAGTCACAATAGGTGTATGCGGCTTTGAGATCAGCAGTCTGTATTTTTCACTTTCTCACAAAACGATGGGAAGCGGACAGGCACATATCTTTTGCGCCTTGCTGACAGAAGAATCGGATCATTATGCAGGCCAGGTTGCAGGAAATCAATCCGGCTATTTCCCGCTGGTTGAAAATACTTTTTTCCTTGATGACAGGAAACCTCTGACGATCTTCCATAGCGGGAATACCAAATTTATCGGTAAAATCCAGAAACTGAAAATAGGAACGACGCCCCATCTGGTTGCCGTTATGCTCCCTGCCACGGAATACCAGGCGCTTATACGGACGGCACAGCTTAAAATTGCCGCATTTTTGTTCATTGCCTTTCTGGCCACGTTGGTCTCCGTTCTCTGGTGCAGCAAAAAATATGTTGCACCCATCTTACAGGGCCTGGAACAGATTAAGACCAGCACAGACCGGGCACAGGGCGAATCCCACGTTCTGGAAATCGAGGATCTCTTTGCTTTCCTCGCAGAGCAGGACCGGGCACATGAGGCAACTTTATCCTCTTTACAGCAGGAGCGGCTGGAAGCGCAGAGCAGGCAGGAGCGGCTGCAAAGCAAACTGGAACAGGCCAGCAATGATCTTGGATCTGCGCAGGCAGAAATTGCCCGGCTTGCCTATTCCAGAAAACAGGAGATCGATCCCGATGATTTTCAATATTTCTGGGAGGGGATCAGTCAGCTCACTCCGACAGAAAGGAAGGTCTTTGATCTGTATCTTGAAGGAAAAAATGCAAAAGAGATTCTTGCGATCCTGGGCGTGACAGAAAACACATTAAAATTCCACAACAAAAATATCTACAACAAGCTGGGCGTTTCATCCCGCAAACAGCTCCTTCGTTATGCCACTTTACTGAAGCAGCAGGAGGGAAAGGAACAGCAATAA
- a CDS encoding extracellular solute-binding protein, with translation MWHVYGSQTESPLNALIDEFNQTKGKENGIVVSVVSVTNSSAIDDALIASAHNDPGAVSMPDLFTAYPRVAEEIGPDRLLDWDGYLSEKERSAYVDAFLEEGIIDGRLVMLPIAKSTELLFLNKTIFDRFSADTGASADDLLHFETLFDLCCRYYDWSDGAQMFQINDFYHYFLVNIAGRGGQFIRDGKPDCSSEEFAQTYLPMARAAIYGGLCTGDGYASDRWKTAEVISNIGSTAGMLYLRDYVTYQDNTTEEIETAVYPYPVFSDASPVAIQRGSGLFAMKSEDERKNEAAAVFGKWITENEHNLDFATASGYLPVTEDAFSTLFSDMGIVENKKFQMLYKAVDQMYGSYTFSPLPLYNASGETQSRFEETVKNILSIAHRDYISRTEHGDDPESVMQELLDSSLSEIREATAH, from the coding sequence ATGTGGCATGTCTATGGAAGTCAGACAGAATCACCGCTCAATGCGTTGATCGATGAATTTAACCAGACAAAGGGGAAAGAAAACGGCATTGTAGTTTCTGTTGTTTCCGTCACAAATTCCTCTGCGATCGATGATGCGCTGATCGCCTCTGCCCATAATGATCCGGGGGCGGTTTCCATGCCGGATCTGTTCACAGCCTATCCACGGGTGGCCGAAGAAATCGGGCCTGACAGGCTTCTGGATTGGGACGGATATCTTTCGGAGAAGGAACGCTCCGCCTATGTGGATGCATTTCTGGAAGAAGGCATCATAGATGGACGTCTGGTTATGCTGCCCATCGCCAAATCGACAGAGCTGCTGTTCCTGAACAAAACGATCTTCGACCGTTTTTCCGCAGACACAGGCGCATCAGCGGACGATCTTCTCCATTTTGAGACCCTTTTCGATCTGTGCTGCCGATATTATGACTGGTCAGACGGGGCACAGATGTTTCAGATCAATGACTTCTACCATTACTTCCTGGTCAATATCGCCGGGCGGGGCGGACAGTTCATCCGGGACGGGAAGCCGGATTGCAGCAGCGAAGAATTTGCACAAACCTATCTGCCAATGGCCCGGGCGGCAATCTATGGCGGACTGTGCACCGGGGACGGCTATGCTTCTGACCGCTGGAAGACTGCCGAGGTGATCAGCAATATCGGTTCTACGGCAGGAATGCTGTATCTGCGGGACTATGTGACCTATCAGGATAATACCACAGAAGAAATCGAAACAGCGGTGTATCCTTACCCGGTCTTTTCCGACGCCTCACCGGTGGCCATACAAAGGGGATCCGGTTTGTTTGCCATGAAAAGCGAAGATGAGAGGAAGAATGAAGCTGCCGCAGTTTTCGGAAAATGGATCACAGAGAATGAACATAATCTGGACTTTGCAACTGCTTCCGGCTACCTGCCGGTTACAGAAGATGCCTTTTCCACACTCTTCTCTGACATGGGAATTGTTGAAAATAAGAAATTCCAGATGCTTTATAAAGCAGTGGATCAAATGTATGGTTCCTACACTTTTTCTCCTTTGCCGCTGTATAACGCTTCCGGCGAAACACAGTCGCGGTTTGAGGAAACCGTGAAGAACATATTATCGATTGCCCACCGGGACTATATCAGCCGCACAGAACACGGAGATGACCCGGAATCGGTTATGCAAGAGCTCCTTGACTCTTCGCTTTCGGAAATCCGGGAAGCCACAGCACATTGA
- a CDS encoding response regulator transcription factor, with protein MKQVLIVEDQRMPRKYMESMISDSKYYALAASISGADVALAYCKRQMIDLILMDVCTSGNKDGIEASAEIKAAFPDIKIIIVTSMVEAGFLERAKAAKVDSFWYKDLSPEDLLDVIDRTMAGEQIFPRETPPVKLGLVSSTDLTAKEIQVLRLVCDGLEYSEIARALSITERTVKYHVSNILQKTGYANKTRLAIAVTGKKFIIPSLPEDLDPDITG; from the coding sequence ATGAAGCAGGTGCTCATTGTAGAAGATCAGCGGATGCCCAGAAAATATATGGAAAGTATGATCTCTGACAGTAAATATTATGCCCTTGCAGCCAGTATCAGCGGTGCAGATGTTGCACTCGCCTATTGTAAGCGGCAGATGATCGATCTGATCCTGATGGATGTATGCACTTCCGGAAACAAGGATGGCATTGAAGCCTCGGCTGAGATCAAAGCGGCGTTCCCTGACATAAAGATTATCATTGTCACATCCATGGTCGAGGCCGGTTTCCTGGAAAGGGCAAAAGCTGCAAAGGTTGACAGCTTCTGGTACAAAGATTTAAGTCCCGAAGATCTGCTGGATGTCATTGACCGCACGATGGCGGGAGAACAGATCTTCCCCCGGGAAACACCACCGGTGAAATTGGGGCTTGTAAGCAGCACCGACCTGACAGCAAAAGAGATCCAGGTACTGCGCCTGGTTTGCGACGGTCTGGAATACAGTGAGATCGCCCGGGCTCTTTCTATCACAGAACGGACTGTGAAATATCATGTTTCCAACATTCTGCAGAAAACCGGCTATGCCAACAAAACCCGTCTTGCCATAGCAGTCACAGGCAAAAAATTTATTATTCCGAGCCTCCCGGAGGATCTGGATCCCGACATCACCGGATAA